CGGTAGGAGTCGTAGACCGAGTCGAAGATCATCGCGCGGGCGGGGGCGTCCTTGACGCCGACCGGGGCCGGTACCTCCCGCACCACCCGGTCCAGCAGCGCCTCCACGCCCATGCCCGTCTTGGCCGAGACCCTCAGGACGTCCGAGGGGTCGCACCCGATGAGGTTGGCGAGTTCCTCGGAGAACTTCTCGGGCTGCGCGGCCGGCAAGTCGATCTTGTTGAGCACCGGCACGATGGTGAGGTCGTTCTCCATCGCCAGGTAGAGGTTGGCGAGGGTCTGCGCCTCGATGCCCTGGGCCGCGTCCACCAGCAGGATCGTGCCCTCGCACGCGGCGAGCGAGCGGGACACCTCGTAGGTGAAGTCGACGTGGCCCGGGGTGTCGATCATGTTGAGGATATGGGTACGCCCCTGATCGTCGCCCGTGGTGGGCGCCCAGGGCAGACGCACGGCCTGGGACTTGATCGTGATACCGCGCTCACGCTCGATGTCCATGCGGTCCAGGTACTGGGCGCGCATCTGCCGCTGCTCGACCACGCCGGTCAGCTGGAGCATCCGGTCGGCAAGCGTCGACTTGCCGTGGTCGATGTGCGCGATGATGCAGAAGTTGCGGATCAGCGCCGGGTCCGTACGGCTCGGCTCGGGCACATGGGGAGGGGTCGCGGGCACGCAGGGTCCTGATTCTTGAGCGCCGAGCGCTCGTCTCGGGTCGATGTCGGATCGATACGCAGCCTCCATGCTCCCATGGCTGCGGGGCTGCGCTCGGTTTGGGCCGGTCGGAGCCGCGCTGGTAGTCTGGCCAGCTGTGTCTCGTGTGTCCTCTCCGGAGGCACCTCCGCGCCCGGACGGGTCATGCGCTCGGAAGAGTCGTGTCCTCGGAAGGCCGCCCCGGAAGGTCGCGGGTGAGGGACACGCCTTCAAAGATCATCAATCCTGAAAAGGCTCTTTCGTGGCGAACATCAAGTCCCAGATCAAGCGGAACAAGACGAACGAGAAGGCGCGCCTGCGCAACAAGGCCGTCAAGTCCTCGCTCAAGACCGCGATCCGCAAGGCCCGTGAGGCTGTCGCGGCCGGCGACGTCGAGAAGGCCACCGTGGCCGCTCGCGAGGCGTCCCGCAAGCTCGACAAGGCCGTCTCCAAGGGTGTCATCCACAAGAACGCCGCCGCCAACAAGAAGTCGGCGCTGGCGTCCAAGGTTGCCTCCCTCCAGGGCTGAGCTTTCGCCCCGGGTGACCCCGGGACCTCCGGCAGCCGCCCTCTCGGGGTGATCCGCCGGACGACTTGATCGCCGGACCGGACCAGACGGGCCCTCTCTCATCCGTCCCCGGACCGGCACCCCGGGTTCGCACGCGGCCTGCGTTCGCCACGCGGGTGCGAATCCACCGACTTCCCGGCCCCGGCCGGAACCGAAGACCCCGCTTCCCCGTTCTTCCCCGGTTCGGGAGAGCGGGGTTTTCGCTTGGGCGCCCGACCGCAGGTCCCGGGCAGGGCGGGCGGCCGGGCTCCGGCGCAGGAGGGCCGGGGCGGGCGGACCGCCGGGCTCCGACGCAGGAAGGCCGGGGCGGGCGGACCGCCGGGCTCCGGCGCACGAGGGCCGGGGCGGGCGGTTGCTCCCGGGGAACGGCCGTGACGGGACAACAGGAGAGGGGCGGCGGAGGGCCAGGGGCCGAGCCCGGGGCCGCCGAGCGCCACCGGTCATGCGACAGCGGCGAAGACGCAGGAAGGACGGCGGGCACCGGGAGCAAGCCGGGCCCCGGGGACGTCAGCGGCGCAGGCGCGCGGCGCGGGCGACCGTCACCACCGCCTTCTCGAGCGCGTACTCCGGGTCGTCACCGCCGCCCTTCACCCCGGCGTCCGCCTCCGCCACGGCGCGCAGGGCGAGGGCCACCCCGTCCGGCGTCCAGCCGCGCATCTGCTGCCGGACGCGGTCGATCTTCCACGGCGGCATGCCGAGCTCGCGTGCGAGATCCGCCGGGCGGCCGCCCCGCGCCGACGACAACTTGCCGATCGCCCTTACCCCCTGGGCCAGCGCGCTGGTGATCAGGACGGGCGCGACACCGGTGGAGAGCGACCAGCGCAGCGCCTCCAGCGCCTCGGCCGCGCGTCCCTCGACCGCTCGGTCGGCCACGGTGAAGCTGGACGCCTCGGCACGCCCGGTGTAGTAGCGGCCGACGACGGCCTCGTCGATCGTGCCCTCGACATCGGCGACCAGCTGCGAGACCGCGCTCGCCAGCTCCCGGAGGTCGCTGCCGATGGCGTCGACGAGGGTCTGGCAGGCCTCGGGGGTCGCGGACCGCCCCAGTGCGCGGAACTCCGAGCGCACGAACGTCAGTCGCTCCGCCGGCTTGGTCGTCTTGGGGCAGGCCACCTCACGTGCGCCCGCCTTGCGTGCCGCGTCGAGCAGCCCCTTCCCCTTCGCACCGCCGGCGTGCAGCAGAACCAGCGTGATCTCCTCGACCGGTGCGGTGAGGTAGGCCTTGATGTCCTTGATCGTGTCGGCGGAGAGGTCCTGCGCGTTCCGCACGACGACGACCTTGCGCTCGGCGAAGAGCGAGGGGCTCGTCAGCTCGGCGAGCGTGCCTGGCTGAAGTTGGTCGGAGGCGAGATCGCGGACGTCCGTATCGGGGTCGGCGGCCCGGGCGGCCGCCACCACCTGCTGCACGGCGCGGTCCAGCAGCAGATCCTCCTGGCCCACCGCGATCGTGACGGGGGTGAGGGGGTCGTCGTTCGTGTTCTTCCTGGTGGCCATCGCGGTCCAGCATCCCACGGGCCACCGACATCGACTGCGGGCTCACGGGCTCGCGGGTTCACGGGTTCGCGGGTTCGCGGACTGGGGAGCTCGGCGCGGGGTCTGATCCTCTCGCCCGGGAATCCGGTTCGGGGGCAGTCGCCGGGGAGTGCTCTGCGGGCCTAGGGTTCCTCCCGCCAGCCGTCCCAGTCGGCCACGAAATCGTCCAGCTCGACGGGGCTCAGCCTGCCTTCCGGGTCCTCGACGACGACGAGCCACTGTGCGTCCTCGGCGTCGTCCTCCCCCGCCAGGGCGTCCCGCACCAGGCGGGGTTCGTCGTCCACAGCGAAGTGGTCCCCGATCGCCTCGATGACCTCTTCCGCGGCGTCGCGGTCCGGCAGGACGAGCACATGTCTCACATCACTCACCGCCATATTGTGCCGTGCTCCCGGAGAGACCCTTCCGGACCTCCGGCACCCGGTCCAGTTCCAGCCCGAACCGCTCCCGGTATGCGGTGAGGACCTCGGCGTCGTCGCGGAGCTCCCGCTCGGCGCGCTCGCCGTGCACCGTGGTGACGAGTCGGCGTCCGGACAGGGTGATCCTTCCTTCGTCCGTGAGCCGCGAGCAGACCAGGTTCCGGGTGAAGTGGGAGGCGGGGGATGTGCGGTGGTACCAGGCACCGGCCTCGAAGTCCCCCAGCGTCCGCGGCCTCGGATCGAGCCGGAACTGAGGCTTCCCGTCCCTCAGCACATCAAGGTCGCCGTCCGGTGCCTCGACGATGCGGAACACACCGGCAGGGTCGCTCTGATCACCCCGCTCCCGCAGGAGAAGCGGGTGGTGGCAGTGATCACCGAATCCCACGTCGGCGAGCCACGGCCCGATGCCGTCGTCGGTCTCCACCCGCAGGGCGAGATGGTCGTACGGGATGCCGAGCTGTCCGTCCCCCGTGAAGACCCTGGCCTGGAGCAGGGCGACTCCGAAACCGAGGCTGCGCAGCAACGCCGCGAACGCACCGTTGAGTTCGTAGCAGAACCCGCCCCTGCGCGCCCCGACGATCTTGTCGAGCAGCGGCTTGTCCTCCAGGACGAGGGGCTCGCCCAGGTGGATCGAGAGGTTCTCGAACGGCACGGACCGCAGATGCCGCTGCTGAAGCCCGCGCAGCGACTCCGAGTCGGCCCGGAGGGGGCGATCAGCCCCGATGCGGCGGAGATACGCGTCGACGGTCTCTTCCCGGAGGGGCTGCGATGCGGTGTCCATGAGTGCAGTCTGTGCCCAAAGCCGGACGGCCCGCCATGCGCCAGGAGGCCTAGGACGCCGGGCGGAGGCACATCGGTCCGCTGCCCGACGCGTCACGGCGCGCCCGCGGCGTACCGTTCCGGACCATGGCGAACCCCGAGCCGCCCCGGAGCCGGGCGCAACGCAGGAAGGATGTCCTCGGCCGGCTGGCGCGGGACCGCGACGCCTGGGTGGCCACGGCATCAGCGCACGGCACACCCGCACTCGTACCCCTGTGGTTCCTGTGGGACCGGGGCACACTGCTGATGTGCACCGGGCGCGGCACCGTGACCGCCCGCAATCCCACCCCGCGCGGCGAAGCCGTCGTCACCGTCGGCCCGGCCACGGACGTGGTTCATCTGTCCGGCACGGCCGAGACCGTGGAGTGCGACGCCTTGGCACCCGACTCCGCCGACGCGTTCTCCGCGAAGCTCGGTTGGGACCCGCGCGGCGGAACCCAGCGGGTCTTCCTCCGGATCACCCCGCACACGGTCAAGGCCTGGCGGGAGGAGAACGAGCAGCCGGGCCGTCTGCTGATGCGCGACGGCCGATGGCTGGACTGATCGGACGGACCGGAGACCGAGACGGGGAGACCGGGACGGCGGAACTCAGGGCACCGGGCAGACCGCCGAACCGGGACCTCAGGGCACCGGGCAGACCGCCGAACCGGGACCTCACGACACCGGGCAGACCGCCGCACCGGGCGTCCCCGCGACCGGGATCCCCGCGGCCCGCCCGGTACGCCCCGTCAAGGCCGTGCCGTCCGCGGCGAGGCGCTCAGGGGGCCCTCGGGTGCCGGGGACCGCGGGCTACGGCACGCAGGCCTCCTCCGGAGCCCATGACCGCGATCGCTCCGTCCGTGTCGGTACGCATCACCAGCGCGCCCTGGGATCGCAGAGCGGCGACGGTCCGGGGCGACGGATGCCCGTAGGGGTTCCCAAGGCCACAGGAGATGAGCGCCAGCCTCGGCCGGGCCGCCGCGAGCAGGGCGGAATGCTGGAACGCGGACCCGTGGTGCGCGACCTTGAGGACGTCGACCTGTGGGAGGGCCGGGTGGGCCCGCATCAGGCCCTGCTGCGCGGGGGGTTCAAGATCCCCGAGTAGCAGCAGCGACACACCCGTGCCGGTCCGCGCGAGCAGCGTGACGCTCGCGTCGTTCGGCTCTCCCGGCTTTGTGCCGGACCCCTGCGCGGGCCAGAGCACCTGCCAGGTGAGACCTCCGGTACGCCGTCGCTCGCCCGGTCCGGGACGGATCAGCGGCACACCGGCGGCCATGGCGGTCCGGCGCACGAACTCGGCCTGGTCGCGTGGCTCTTCGAGGGTGGTCGTCTGGATCGCGCCGACGGTTCTGCCCCGCAGGGCGCCGGGCAGCCCGGCCACATGATCCGCGTGGAAGTGGGTGAGCAAGAGCAGGGGCACGCTCCTGACACCCAGTTCGTGCAGGCACCGGTCGGTGAGTGCCGGGTCAGGCCCGGCGTCCACCACCACGGCCGTCCCTTCACCGGCGGCCAGTACCGTGGCGTCGCCCTGGCCGACGTCGCACACGGCGAACGACCAGCCGGGCGGCGGCCATCCGGAGACGATCCTGGTCAGCTGAGGCGGTCGCAGCACGACGAGGACGAGCAGCAGCACGCATCCCACGACGGGCCAGGGACTCCGGACCAGCCTGCGCGCCACCAGCATCGCCGCGGCGGTGACCGCCGACAGCAGCAGGGCGCCCCGCCAGCCACCGGGCCACTCGGCCTGTGCACCGGGGAGACCGGCACCGGTGCGGGCGACTCCGGCGATCCACTCGACCGGCCAGCCGGCGCAGCGTGCCAGCAGTTCGGCGACCGGCATCGAGAGGGGTGCGGCGGCGAGTGCCGTGAACCCCAGGACCGTGGCGGGCGCCACGGCCGGCTCGGCGAGGAGACTGCAGGGGATCGCCACGAGACTGACCCGCTCGGCGAACACGACCACGACGGGCGCGCACACCGCCTGCGCCGCCGCGGCGGCGGCAAGGGCCCCCGCGCATCGCGCCGGCACCCCGCGCTGCCGCAGCGCTGCGCTCCAGCGCGGGGCCAGGGTGAGGAGCGAGCCCGTGGCCAGTACGGAGAGCAGGAACCCGTAGGTGCGGGCCGACCAGGGGTCCCAGAGAACCAGCAGCAGCACGGCCGCCGCCAGGGCCGGGAGCAGCGATCTGCTCCGGCCGGTGCCGATGGCCAGCAGGGTGATCGCCCCGCATGCCGCGGCGCGCAGCACGCTCGGTTCCGGCCGGCACACCACCACGAACCCCAGGGTGAGCGCGCCGCCGAACAGCGCGGTCGCACGTAGCGAGATGCCCAACCGGGGGGCCAGGCCGCCCCGTTCCGCCCTCAGTGCCCGTCCCGGTGGGCCGATGAGCAGGAAGAGGACGACGGCGAGATTGCTTCCGGAGACAGCGAGCAGGTGCGTGAGGTCCGTCGCCTTGAACGCCTCGTGCAGTTCGGTGCCGATGCGGGAGGTGTCGCCGACGACGAGCCCCGGAAGCAGGGCTCGTGCGTCCGCAGGCAGTCCGTCGGTCGCCCGCCGCAGCCCCGCACGCAGGTCCCCCGCCACGCGCTGCACCGTGGTCGGCGGCCCGGTGATCCGGGGTGGCCCTGTGCCTCGGGCCCGCAGTACGGCCGCGAACCTGCCTTCGTCGTCCGCCGGTGGCTCCGCGCGGGCGGTGAGCGTGAGCCGTGTCGACGGCAGCAGCCTCAGCCAGGCCCCGGCCGCCGCCCCCGGCCGGACGATCACCAGCACCGGCGCCCTGGTGGCCACCGGCTCCCCGTGGGCGTCGGTGACGCGGACGACCTGCGCCTCGAGCAGAACGGCCGGCTGCGCCGCACGCTCACCCCATATCCGCGGCCGCGTCGTGCGCGGATCCGTGACGACGGTCAACTCGGCCGTGATCGGGCCGTACTTGCCCGCCGCCTCGGGCACCGGCCCTCGGTACAGGTCCGCGCCGCGCAGTGCGCCGGCGGCCGTCCCTGCGGCCGTGCACAGCAGAACGGCGGCGGCGGCGACCCTGTTTCCGGCGCCGTGCCAGGAACGCCGGCGCGCCACCCGGACGGTCAGGGACAGCAGAAGGGTCCCCGCCGCCGCGAGGCAGCCCAGCACCGTCAGGCCCGGCCAGGGCGGCCGGGCCGTCAGACCGACCGCCGCCGCGCCCCAGGCGGCGAGCGCGGGCAGTACCAGACGCAGATCGGCCGGGTGCTCCTCGGGGGCGTCGGCCGCCTCCGGCCGGGACTCCGCCTCAGGGGAGCCCGCCGCCGTCCCGGTCATGGCCGCACCAGCGGTTGCAGGTCCTCGTACCGGCGGTCACCGATCCCCTTCACCTCGCGGAGTTCGTCGACCGAGCGGAAGCCGCCGTGCTCTGACCGATAGTCCACGATGTGCTGGGCGAGCACCGGGCCCACACCCGGCAGGGTGTCGAGCTGCTCGACCGTGGCGGTGCTGAGACTGAGCGGCCCTCCGCCCGGAGCTCCCCCGCCCGTCGGGCCCTGCGTGCCCGGAGGCTGCCCGCCGGGAGGCTGCGGGAGGCCCACCACGACCTGCTCGCCGTCCATGAGCACCCGCGCCCGGTTGAGGCCTGTGAGATCGGTGCCGGCCTCGACCCCGCCCGCGGCCCGGAGCGCGTCGGCGACCCGGGCCCCTGCCGGGAGCCGGAGGACGCCCGGCCGCAGCACCTTGCCGCTCACATCGACGACGATGCGCCCGGTGGCCTCCTGTGCGGGCGGCGGGCCGGGCGAAGGCCCGGGCGGGGTCGCCTCCGGAATGAGAGGTGCGCTCCCGACCAGTTGCGGCGCGCGCACCGGCTCCGGCCGCCCGGTCCAGAAGTGCTGCACGGCCAAGACCACCCCGAGGGCCAGGACCACGGCCAGGGCGGCCAGCGTCCTCGGCGCCAGCCCGCAGCGCAGCCGGACCCAGGACGGCATCCGCTC
The Streptomyces tirandamycinicus DNA segment above includes these coding regions:
- the rpsT gene encoding 30S ribosomal protein S20; the protein is MANIKSQIKRNKTNEKARLRNKAVKSSLKTAIRKAREAVAAGDVEKATVAAREASRKLDKAVSKGVIHKNAAANKKSALASKVASLQG
- the holA gene encoding DNA polymerase III subunit delta; this encodes MATRKNTNDDPLTPVTIAVGQEDLLLDRAVQQVVAAARAADPDTDVRDLASDQLQPGTLAELTSPSLFAERKVVVVRNAQDLSADTIKDIKAYLTAPVEEITLVLLHAGGAKGKGLLDAARKAGAREVACPKTTKPAERLTFVRSEFRALGRSATPEACQTLVDAIGSDLRELASAVSQLVADVEGTIDEAVVGRYYTGRAEASSFTVADRAVEGRAAEALEALRWSLSTGVAPVLITSALAQGVRAIGKLSSARGGRPADLARELGMPPWKIDRVRQQMRGWTPDGVALALRAVAEADAGVKGGGDDPEYALEKAVVTVARAARLRR
- a CDS encoding arylamine N-acetyltransferase family protein, whose translation is MDTASQPLREETVDAYLRRIGADRPLRADSESLRGLQQRHLRSVPFENLSIHLGEPLVLEDKPLLDKIVGARRGGFCYELNGAFAALLRSLGFGVALLQARVFTGDGQLGIPYDHLALRVETDDGIGPWLADVGFGDHCHHPLLLRERGDQSDPAGVFRIVEAPDGDLDVLRDGKPQFRLDPRPRTLGDFEAGAWYHRTSPASHFTRNLVCSRLTDEGRITLSGRRLVTTVHGERAERELRDDAEVLTAYRERFGLELDRVPEVRKGLSGSTAQYGGE
- a CDS encoding pyridoxamine 5'-phosphate oxidase family protein, translated to MANPEPPRSRAQRRKDVLGRLARDRDAWVATASAHGTPALVPLWFLWDRGTLLMCTGRGTVTARNPTPRGEAVVTVGPATDVVHLSGTAETVECDALAPDSADAFSAKLGWDPRGGTQRVFLRITPHTVKAWREENEQPGRLLMRDGRWLD
- a CDS encoding ComEC/Rec2 family competence protein, which codes for MTGTAAGSPEAESRPEAADAPEEHPADLRLVLPALAAWGAAAVGLTARPPWPGLTVLGCLAAAGTLLLSLTVRVARRRSWHGAGNRVAAAAVLLCTAAGTAAGALRGADLYRGPVPEAAGKYGPITAELTVVTDPRTTRPRIWGERAAQPAVLLEAQVVRVTDAHGEPVATRAPVLVIVRPGAAAGAWLRLLPSTRLTLTARAEPPADDEGRFAAVLRARGTGPPRITGPPTTVQRVAGDLRAGLRRATDGLPADARALLPGLVVGDTSRIGTELHEAFKATDLTHLLAVSGSNLAVVLFLLIGPPGRALRAERGGLAPRLGISLRATALFGGALTLGFVVVCRPEPSVLRAAACGAITLLAIGTGRSRSLLPALAAAVLLLVLWDPWSARTYGFLLSVLATGSLLTLAPRWSAALRQRGVPARCAGALAAAAAAQAVCAPVVVVFAERVSLVAIPCSLLAEPAVAPATVLGFTALAAAPLSMPVAELLARCAGWPVEWIAGVARTGAGLPGAQAEWPGGWRGALLLSAVTAAAMLVARRLVRSPWPVVGCVLLLVLVVLRPPQLTRIVSGWPPPGWSFAVCDVGQGDATVLAAGEGTAVVVDAGPDPALTDRCLHELGVRSVPLLLLTHFHADHVAGLPGALRGRTVGAIQTTTLEEPRDQAEFVRRTAMAAGVPLIRPGPGERRRTGGLTWQVLWPAQGSGTKPGEPNDASVTLLARTGTGVSLLLLGDLEPPAQQGLMRAHPALPQVDVLKVAHHGSAFQHSALLAAARPRLALISCGLGNPYGHPSPRTVAALRSQGALVMRTDTDGAIAVMGSGGGLRAVARGPRHPRAP
- a CDS encoding ComEA family DNA-binding protein, which gives rise to MPSWVRLRCGLAPRTLAALAVVLALGVVLAVQHFWTGRPEPVRAPQLVGSAPLIPEATPPGPSPGPPPAQEATGRIVVDVSGKVLRPGVLRLPAGARVADALRAAGGVEAGTDLTGLNRARVLMDGEQVVVGLPQPPGGQPPGTQGPTGGGAPGGGPLSLSTATVEQLDTLPGVGPVLAQHIVDYRSEHGGFRSVDELREVKGIGDRRYEDLQPLVRP